In Euphorbia lathyris chromosome 9, ddEupLath1.1, whole genome shotgun sequence, the following are encoded in one genomic region:
- the LOC136205477 gene encoding delta(12)-fatty-acid desaturase FAD2, with protein MGAGGRMSVPPSAKNLESEVLKRVPHSKPPFTLGQIKRAIPPHCFKRSIPRSFSYVVQDLTISFILYYIATNYFHLLPHNLSYVAWPIYWAIQGCVLTGVWVIAHECGHHAFSDYQLLDDIVGLVLHSCLLVPYFSWKHSHSRHHSNTGSLERDEVFVPKKKSSIGWYSKYLNNPPGRVLTLTVTLTLGWPLYLAFNVSGRRYDRFACHFDPYGPIYNDRERTEILISDVGLLAVTYGLYRLAAANGLAWVICVYGVPLLVVNAFLVLITFLQHTHPSLPHYDTSEWDWLRGALATVDRDYGILNKVFHNITDTHVAHHLFSTMPHYHAMEATNVIKPILGEYYQFDGTPFFKAMWREAKECIYVEADEGDQQKGVYWYNNKF; from the coding sequence ATGGGTGCCGGTGGCAGAATGTCTGTTCCCCCTTCTGCAAAGAATTTGGAATCTGAAGTTCTGAAGAGAGTTCCTCACTCAAAGCCACCATTCACGCTTGGTCAGATCAAGAGAGCTATACCACCTCATTGTTTCAAGCGGTCTATTCCCCGCTCGTTCTCATATGTTGTTCAAGATCTTACCATTTCCTTTATCCTCTATTACATTGCTACCAATTACTTTCACCTCCTTCCCCATAATCTCTCTTATGTGGCCTGGCCAATTTACTGGGCCATCCAGGGCTGTGTCCTCACTGGTGTCTGGGTTATAGCACATGAATGTGGACATCATGCTTTCAGTGACTACCAATTGCTGGATGACATTGTCGGCCTTGTACTCCACTCATGCCTCCTTGTCCCATACTTTTCGTGGAAACATAGCCATAGTCGCCATCATTCAAACACTGGTTCCCTTGAGAGAGATGAAGTGTTTGTCCCCAAAAAGAAATCCAGCATTGGTTGGTACTCCAAATACCTCAACAACCCACCAGGCCGCGTTCTCACTCTTACCGTCACACTTACCCTTGGATGGCCTTTGTACCTAGCCTTCAATGTTTCTGGTAGGCGTTATGATCGGTTTGCCTGCCACTTTGATCCATACGGTCCCATCTACAACGACCGCGAGAGAACTGAGATTCTCATTTCTGATGTTggtcttctcgctgtaacttatGGTCTCTATCGTCTAGCTGCAGCAAATGGACTTGCTTGGGTTATTTGTGTTTACGGTGTACCATTGTTGGTGGTGAATGCATTTCTTGTTCTGATCACATTCCTTCAGCATACTCATCCTTCATTGCCACATTACGATACTTCCGAGTGGGATTGGCTACGAGGAGCTCTAGCAACTGTGGATAGAGATTATGGAATCTTGAACAAGGTTTTCCATAATATCACAGACACTCATGTAGCACACCATTTGTTCTCTACAATGCCACATTACCATGCAATGGAAGCAACAAATGTGATAAAACCGATTTTAGGAGAGTACTACCAATTTGACGGGACGCCTTTCTTCAAGGCAATGTGGAGAGAGGCAAAGGAGTGTATTTACGTGGAGGCTGATGAAGGTGATCAGCAGAAAGGTGTCTATTGGTACAACAACAAGTTCTGA